Proteins co-encoded in one Heptranchias perlo isolate sHepPer1 chromosome 9, sHepPer1.hap1, whole genome shotgun sequence genomic window:
- the mfsd14a1 gene encoding MFSD14 family MFS transporter, translating to MMPSKKKKRLHRSIMLAKKIIIKDGGTPQGIGAPSVYHAVIVIFLEFFAWGLLTAPTLGVLHETFPKHTFLMNGLIQGVKGLLSFLSAPLIGALSDVWGRKSFLLLTVFFTCAPIPLMKISPWWYFAVISVSGVFAVTFSVVFAYVADITQEHERSMAYGLVSATFAASLVTSPAIGAYLGRIYGDNLVVILATAIALLDICFILVAVPESLPEKMRPASWGAPISWEQADPFASLKKVGQDSTVLLICITVFLSYLPEAGQYSSFFLYLRQVMGFSSESVAAFIAVLGILSIIAQTAVLSLLMRSIGNKNTILLGLGFQMLQLAWYGFGSEPWMMWAAGAVAAMSSITFPAVSALVSRNADPDQQGVVQGMVTGIRGLCNGLGPALYGFIFYIFHVELNEVSENDAGSHDSRKADNHSQQSSIIPGPPFLFGACSVLLALLVALFIPEYRNTSVRSSNWKKHSSSHGHPHSPQVPAEAKEPLLQDTSV from the exons cctcAAGGAATAGGTGCACCAAGTGTATACCATGCTGTGATAGTAATATTTCTGGAGTTCTTTGCTTGGGGTCTGCTGACTGCACCGACACTGGGG GTCTTGCACGAGACATTTCCCAAGCATACATTTTTGATGAATGGTTTAATTCAGGGAGTAAAG GGATTACTGTCATTCCTGAGTGCACCGTTGATAGGTGCACTTTCAGATGTGTGGGGGCGAAAGTCCTTTCTGCTACTAACTGTCTTTTTCACCTGTGCTCCTATTCCTTTAATGAAGATTAGTCCATG GTGGTATTTTGCAGTTATCTCTGTGTCTGGTGTGTTCGCTGTGACCTTCTCTGTGGTATTTGCTTATGTGGCTGACATAACCCAGGAACATGAAAGAAGTATGGCCTATGGACTG GTTTCGGCCACCTTTGCTGCAAGCTTGGTTACCAGCCCAGCCATTGGTGCATATCTTGGCCGAATTTATGGGGACAATCTTGTGGTTATTCTCGCTACGGCGATTGCTCTGCTGGATATCTGCTTTATATTGGTGGCTGTACCAGAATCTCTCCCTGAAAAGATGCGGCCTGCCTCTTGGGGAGCGCCGATCTCCTGGGAACAAGCTGACCCATTTGCG TCCCTCAAGAAGGTTGGACAAGATTCAACAGTTCTACTTATCTGCATTACAGTTTTCCTCTCCTACCTGCCAGAGGCGGGCCAGTATTCCAGTTTTTTTCTTTACCTCAGACAG GTCATGGGATTTTCATCAGAAAGTGTGGCAGCCTTTATAGCTGTCCTTGGAATCCTGTCTATTATTGCACAA ACAGCGGTTCTGAGTTTGCTGATGAGATCCATTGGGAACAAAAACACTATTCTGCTTGGGCTGGGATTCCAGATGCTGCAGTTGGCTTGGTATGGCTTTGGCTCTGAGCCTTG GATGATGTGGGCAGCAGGAGCAGTGGCAGCCATGTCCAGCATTACTTTTCCAGCAGTGAGCGCTTTGGTGTCGAGGAATGCTGATCCCGATCAACAAG GCGTTGTTCAAGGAATGGTCACAGGAATTCGAGGGCTGTGTAATGGCCTGGGGCCAGCATTATATGGATTTATATTCTATATTTTTCACGTGGAACTAAATGAAGTTTCAGAGAATGATGCTGGATCACATGACAGTAGGAAGGCAGACAACCATTCTCAGCAG AGTTCAATAATTCCTGGACCACCATTCTTATTTGGAGCATGCTCAGTGTTGCTGGCTTTGCTTGTTGCCTTGTTCATCCCAGAGTATAGAAACACGTCTGTAAGATCCAGCAACTGGAAGAAACATTCTAGCAGCCATGGCCATCCACACAGTCCACAGGTCCCTGCTGAAGCCAAAGAACCTCTACTTCAGGACACTAGTGTATGA